The Bacteroidales bacterium genome contains a region encoding:
- a CDS encoding C10 family peptidase: MKKKLLTFITLLIVTLIGNLAFPAPVSLEKAQTVAINFLKVDAKSSTLSLVYTRKSSFYVFSHANGFVIIAADDRVEPILGYSTESTFLVPENNTDTIVGNNFWGWMRNYEAQIAYVVENNISATEEITASWQLLIDGNSQNPKGGVGYSTVDPLLTTTWNQTWPYNAMCPANPSGPGGHVYTGCVATAMAQILKYHNYPDQGLGSYGYTWGSYPYSGADFGATTYNWTNMPDNITSLNNDVATIMYHAAVSVGSMWGPGSTGVGYSSDQDPMTRAFLNYFKMAYSTISYVEKSAYTDDQWNTLIQGELLESRPVYYRGDGVGSHAFVCDGVDDANMYHFNFGWGGAYNGYYTVASINPGGYNFTSNQDAIIGIQPNDGSTLVEDATWGSVEKNSNVCIPDAITLTIDPGATISFGENCKLQVFGQITSIGDSSNYVVFTAADTSLGWSGIKFDNGYMGGEVMADNDTSRLSYTQVEYSQNSGIYCKSFGKVLIDHSKINNNYVDGWGGGISVWYTAINITNSELYKNHATIKGGVFILIITTIYLLPLVTITSTTVHQI, translated from the coding sequence ATGAAAAAAAAACTACTTACATTCATTACTCTTCTGATCGTAACTTTGATCGGCAATCTTGCTTTTCCCGCTCCTGTTAGCCTCGAGAAGGCTCAAACTGTAGCTATCAACTTCTTAAAAGTTGATGCTAAATCATCTACACTTTCCCTGGTATATACCAGAAAATCTTCATTCTATGTCTTCAGTCACGCCAACGGATTTGTAATAATCGCTGCTGATGACCGGGTTGAACCCATTCTTGGGTACAGCACAGAAAGTACATTTCTTGTGCCTGAAAACAATACCGACACTATCGTCGGAAATAACTTTTGGGGATGGATGCGAAACTACGAAGCACAGATTGCTTACGTGGTTGAGAATAATATCTCTGCTACGGAAGAAATCACTGCATCGTGGCAATTGCTAATAGATGGCAATAGTCAAAATCCGAAAGGAGGAGTAGGCTATTCAACTGTTGATCCTCTTTTAACAACTACCTGGAATCAGACTTGGCCATATAATGCAATGTGTCCTGCCAATCCCTCGGGGCCTGGCGGTCATGTTTACACAGGCTGTGTAGCCACGGCTATGGCTCAGATTCTCAAGTATCACAATTATCCTGACCAAGGATTGGGAAGTTATGGATATACATGGGGGTCTTATCCCTACAGTGGTGCCGACTTTGGAGCTACCACATATAATTGGACAAACATGCCCGATAATATTACATCATTAAATAATGATGTAGCTACCATTATGTACCACGCTGCTGTCTCTGTAGGAAGTATGTGGGGACCTGGAAGTACTGGCGTAGGATATTCAAGTGATCAGGACCCTATGACAAGGGCCTTCCTGAATTACTTTAAAATGGCATATTCTACGATCAGTTATGTCGAGAAATCGGCATATACTGATGACCAATGGAATACCTTGATACAAGGGGAGCTCCTTGAGAGTCGTCCCGTTTATTACCGTGGCGATGGTGTAGGCAGCCATGCCTTTGTCTGTGATGGCGTTGATGATGCAAATATGTACCACTTCAACTTCGGTTGGGGAGGAGCGTACAATGGCTACTACACCGTAGCTTCCATCAATCCAGGAGGCTATAACTTCACAAGCAACCAAGATGCTATCATCGGCATACAACCCAATGACGGCAGTACCTTGGTAGAAGACGCTACCTGGGGTTCAGTTGAAAAAAACAGCAATGTTTGCATTCCCGATGCCATAACCCTGACCATAGATCCTGGTGCCACAATAAGTTTTGGAGAAAACTGTAAACTCCAAGTATTTGGCCAAATCACCTCAATAGGTGATAGTAGCAACTATGTGGTCTTCACCGCAGCGGACACAAGTCTAGGCTGGAGTGGTATCAAGTTTGATAATGGATACATGGGAGGAGAGGTGATGGCGGACAATGATACCAGTAGATTGAGCTATACCCAAGTGGAGTATAGTCAGAACTCTGGTATCTATTGTAAGAGTTTTGGTAAAGTACTCATAGACCATAGTAAAATCAATAACAATTATGTTGATGGTTGGGGTGGTGGAATTTCCGTATGGTATACTGCCATTAATATAACTAACTCTGAGCTCTACAAGAATCATGCCACAATTAAGGGGGGGGTATTTATATTAATAATAACAACAATTTACCTGCTACCATTAGTTACAATAACCTCTACAACTGTTCATCAGATATAA
- a CDS encoding AAA family ATPase, which produces MYELLNQSELLTSKVSLKFKRYLFDKINWNNRLIGIKGARGTGKTTMLLQWLNEQKSPANKAAYFTLDDLYFLTNTVVDTAAQFYREGGKILVLDEVHKYPQWGKEIKIIYDRYPDLQIIFTGSSIIDISRQEGDLSRRALMHELVGLSYREYLDFRDIIKMEPIDLKVIMDTEQKNKLSLPPDFRPLQHFGDYLKFGYYPFYTEDQEGYLQRLRQLTRFIVEYDMADQQGFDIRNGKKILQLLIIIAQQVPFKPNLVKLAEKTNIHRNSLANYLYFLDEARLLKLLYPAGKSIAALQKPEKIFLNNCNLLYALSSQEPSMGTLRETFALSHLSMAHHVTLPKTGDFLVDDKILLEIGGKAKTSKQLEGAPDAWVVRDDIEHVVSNAIPLWLLGFLY; this is translated from the coding sequence ATGTACGAATTGCTTAATCAATCAGAACTGTTAACCAGTAAGGTATCCCTGAAATTTAAAAGATACCTTTTTGATAAAATTAACTGGAACAATCGGCTTATCGGAATCAAAGGTGCCAGAGGTACGGGCAAAACTACCATGTTGCTTCAGTGGCTCAACGAACAGAAAAGTCCAGCAAACAAGGCCGCTTACTTTACACTTGACGATCTCTATTTCTTAACCAATACAGTGGTTGACACGGCAGCCCAATTTTACAGAGAGGGTGGAAAGATACTGGTGTTGGACGAGGTTCATAAATATCCCCAATGGGGAAAAGAAATAAAAATTATCTACGACCGGTATCCTGATTTGCAGATCATCTTCACAGGATCATCCATCATAGATATTTCGCGGCAAGAAGGCGATCTGAGCCGCCGCGCCTTGATGCACGAACTCGTAGGCTTATCCTATCGTGAGTACCTCGATTTTCGGGATATAATAAAGATGGAGCCAATCGACCTGAAAGTGATAATGGACACGGAGCAAAAAAATAAATTGAGCCTGCCACCTGATTTTCGTCCTTTACAGCATTTTGGCGATTATCTTAAATTTGGATATTATCCGTTTTATACCGAAGACCAGGAGGGATACCTGCAGCGCCTGCGCCAGCTTACCCGATTTATTGTGGAGTACGACATGGCAGACCAGCAAGGCTTTGATATAAGAAACGGAAAAAAAATCCTGCAGCTTCTTATCATAATAGCGCAGCAGGTTCCATTTAAGCCAAACCTGGTAAAGCTGGCCGAAAAAACCAACATACATCGTAACTCACTGGCCAACTATTTATATTTTCTTGATGAAGCAAGATTACTAAAATTGCTTTATCCCGCAGGTAAGAGCATAGCTGCATTACAAAAACCTGAAAAAATCTTTTTGAATAACTGCAATCTGTTATACGCTCTTAGCAGTCAGGAGCCTTCGATGGGTACCTTGCGCGAAACTTTTGCGCTGAGCCACCTGAGCATGGCCCATCATGTAACCTTGCCAAAGACAGGCGATTTCCTGGTGGACGACAAAATACTGCTGGAAATTGGCGGAAAGGCTAAAACATCAAAACAACTGGAGGGTGCGCCCGACGCCTGGGTTGTAAGAGATGATATTGAGCATGTAGTTTCTAACGCAATTCCTTTATGGCTATTAGGATTTCTCTATTGA
- a CDS encoding LexA family transcriptional regulator has protein sequence MHFSTNIRLLRKRKGRTQEDVAASLNIKRSTYNNYENQIARPGIDSLLIFSDYFGVAIDTLIKVDLRNLTPSQLSQLEKGYDVYIRGSSLRVLATTVDQENDENIELVGEKARAGYTNGFADPEFIRILPTFKLPFLSKEKKYRTFQIQGDSMLPIPPGSYVTGEFIQNWNFIRKGEACIILTLNEGILFKVVENQIEEKGLLRLHSLNTNYIPYSIHISEIKEVWKFVHYISAELPGQRPTENEIIDSIREIQKDVKGINERMSSIEKS, from the coding sequence ATGCATTTCAGCACCAACATCCGCTTATTGCGAAAGCGCAAAGGCCGCACCCAGGAAGATGTAGCAGCGAGCCTAAACATCAAACGTTCGACCTACAACAATTACGAAAACCAGATCGCGCGGCCAGGCATCGACAGCCTGCTGATTTTTTCGGATTATTTCGGCGTGGCCATCGACACACTTATCAAAGTAGACCTACGCAACCTCACGCCCAGCCAGCTCTCGCAGCTCGAGAAAGGCTACGACGTCTACATCCGCGGCAGCAGCCTGCGCGTACTGGCTACCACCGTAGATCAGGAAAACGACGAAAACATAGAACTGGTGGGCGAGAAAGCACGCGCAGGCTACACCAATGGCTTTGCCGATCCGGAGTTTATCCGCATCCTGCCCACCTTTAAGCTGCCGTTTTTATCGAAAGAAAAAAAATACCGCACCTTTCAGATTCAGGGCGACTCGATGCTTCCCATCCCACCCGGATCGTACGTTACAGGAGAATTTATTCAAAACTGGAACTTCATCCGCAAGGGCGAGGCATGCATCATCCTCACGCTAAACGAAGGTATCCTTTTTAAAGTCGTCGAAAACCAAATAGAAGAGAAGGGTTTGCTGCGCCTGCACTCGCTCAACACCAACTACATCCCTTACAGCATCCACATAAGCGAGATCAAAGAGGTTTGGAAATTTGTTCATTACATCAGCGCCGAGCTACCCGGACAAAGACCCACCGAAAACGAGATCATCGACAGCATCCGCGAGATACAAAAAGATGTGAAGGGGATTAATGAGAGGATGAGTTCAATAGAGAAATCCTAA
- the dinB gene encoding DNA polymerase IV, giving the protein MLTDENLPVLGRTIVHLDLDAFFVSVERLMNSSLEGKPVIIGGSSDRGVVASCSYEARRFGVRSAMPMKLALNLCSHATVVRGDMENYSKYSRLVTEVIAEQAPLYEKASIDEHYLDLTGLERFFGAMKWAHELRARIIRETGLPISLGLSVNKTVSKIATGEAKPNGELQVEQPRVRPFLEPLSIRKIPMVGLKTYQLLRSMGVADIRTLSLIPPEMMEKLMGKNGLDIWKKANGIDTAPVVPYSERKSISTETTFEQDTIDVQRLREVLSTMIEKIAFQMRKKEKLTGCVTVKIRYANFDTHTLQKTITYTSFDHVLTRVALELFERLYQRRMLIRLIGVRFSHLVSGVQQLDLFEDTPEMVSLYQALDRIRKRYGLMAVTKAISLAPNPG; this is encoded by the coding sequence ATGTTGACCGACGAAAACCTTCCCGTCCTGGGCCGCACGATTGTCCATCTGGACCTTGACGCTTTTTTTGTGTCGGTGGAGCGACTGATGAACTCATCATTGGAGGGAAAGCCTGTGATTATTGGCGGTTCCAGCGATCGGGGAGTGGTGGCCAGTTGCAGCTACGAGGCGCGGCGTTTTGGAGTGCGCTCGGCTATGCCCATGAAACTGGCTTTGAATCTGTGCAGCCATGCCACGGTGGTGCGTGGCGACATGGAGAACTACAGCAAGTACTCGCGGCTGGTTACCGAGGTAATTGCCGAGCAGGCGCCTCTGTACGAAAAAGCTTCTATCGACGAGCATTACCTGGACCTGACGGGGCTGGAGCGTTTTTTTGGTGCAATGAAATGGGCGCACGAGCTGCGGGCACGCATCATACGCGAAACGGGACTGCCTATTTCGCTGGGCCTTTCGGTAAACAAAACCGTGTCGAAAATAGCCACCGGCGAGGCCAAGCCTAACGGCGAGCTGCAGGTAGAGCAGCCGCGGGTGCGTCCTTTTCTCGAACCACTTTCTATACGCAAAATCCCGATGGTAGGCCTCAAGACTTACCAGTTGCTGCGTTCGATGGGCGTAGCCGACATTCGCACCCTGAGCCTGATACCGCCTGAGATGATGGAGAAGCTCATGGGCAAAAATGGTCTTGACATCTGGAAGAAAGCCAACGGTATCGATACCGCGCCTGTGGTGCCTTACTCCGAGCGCAAATCCATCAGCACCGAAACTACCTTTGAGCAGGACACCATCGACGTGCAGCGCCTGCGTGAAGTGCTGAGTACGATGATCGAAAAAATCGCTTTCCAAATGCGCAAGAAAGAGAAGCTTACCGGCTGCGTCACGGTAAAAATTCGCTATGCCAACTTTGATACCCACACCCTGCAAAAAACCATCACCTACACCTCATTCGATCATGTGCTTACGCGTGTGGCACTGGAGCTTTTCGAGCGGCTCTACCAGCGGCGCATGCTCATTCGCCTCATAGGAGTACGCTTCAGCCATCTGGTAAGTGGCGTGCAGCAACTCGACCTCTTCGAGGATACGCCCGAAATGGTGAGTCTCTACCAGGCGCTCGATCGCATCCGCAAACGCTACGGCCTCATGGCTGTAACCAAAGCTATTTCGCTGGCGCCGAATCCGGGATGA
- a CDS encoding aspartate aminotransferase family protein has protein sequence MLTQRQLFFEHVALPSLFPMGLEIVSAEGIYMYGSNGTRYTDLVSGVCVNNLGHRHPAIVQAVKDQLDKYMHLMVYGEFIQSPQVKLAQLLTQKLPTSLNSVYFVNSGSEAVEGALKLSKRITGRSRLIGFTNSYHGGTHGAYSMLGNEQLKNAYRPLLPDIEFLRFNNYDDLKRIDSKAACVLVEPMQAEAGIIVPDQEYMMALRQRCTETGTLLIFDEIQTGFGRTGKLFCFENYGIVPNIICMAKGMGGGMPIGAFVADKKLMLAFTNNPDFGHITTFGGHPVSAAAALANLQVLTENPELIAEADEKGAQFEKALSPHPAVVKVRRKGLLMSIELKSPETNARAMKLLLDEGIVTDPFFFMPQAFRIAPPLIITRQQIDESIGKILQVLDKV, from the coding sequence ATGCTTACGCAACGACAGCTTTTTTTTGAACATGTGGCTCTGCCCTCGCTATTTCCGATGGGACTTGAGATTGTTTCGGCCGAAGGTATTTACATGTATGGCTCCAATGGAACACGCTACACCGATCTGGTTTCGGGCGTTTGTGTCAACAACCTGGGGCACCGCCATCCGGCCATTGTGCAGGCGGTAAAAGATCAGTTGGACAAATACATGCACCTGATGGTGTATGGCGAATTTATCCAGTCGCCGCAAGTAAAGCTGGCGCAGTTGCTTACGCAAAAGCTGCCAACATCGCTCAACTCTGTTTACTTTGTTAATTCGGGCAGCGAAGCTGTGGAAGGCGCGCTAAAACTGTCCAAACGCATAACAGGTCGCTCCCGCCTCATCGGCTTCACCAACAGCTACCACGGCGGCACACACGGCGCCTACAGTATGCTGGGCAACGAACAACTCAAAAATGCCTATCGTCCACTGCTGCCTGACATCGAATTTCTACGTTTTAATAATTATGACGACCTCAAACGTATCGACAGCAAAGCGGCTTGTGTGCTGGTAGAACCCATGCAAGCCGAAGCTGGAATCATCGTGCCGGACCAGGAATATATGATGGCACTGCGCCAGCGATGCACCGAAACCGGAACGCTGTTGATTTTTGATGAAATACAAACAGGGTTTGGCCGCACCGGAAAATTATTTTGCTTTGAAAATTATGGCATCGTCCCGAATATTATCTGCATGGCCAAAGGAATGGGTGGTGGCATGCCCATCGGCGCGTTTGTTGCCGACAAAAAGTTGATGCTCGCTTTTACCAACAACCCCGACTTCGGACACATCACCACCTTTGGCGGGCATCCGGTGAGCGCCGCAGCAGCGCTGGCCAACCTGCAGGTGCTTACCGAAAACCCCGAGCTGATAGCTGAAGCCGACGAAAAAGGAGCGCAGTTTGAAAAGGCGCTTTCGCCACATCCTGCCGTAGTAAAAGTGCGCCGAAAAGGGCTGCTGATGAGCATCGAGCTGAAATCTCCTGAGACAAATGCACGTGCTATGAAACTTCTGCTCGACGAAGGCATCGTCACCGACCCATTCTTCTTTATGCCGCAGGCTTTTCGCATCGCGCCGCCGCTTATCATCACCCGCCAACAAATCGACGAAAGCATCGGGAAAATATTGCAAGTGCTGGATAAGGTTTAA
- a CDS encoding S4 domain-containing protein, with protein MADGVRIDKWLWAVRVFKTRSQAADACRTGKVVIAGQPVKASREAKVGDEVEVRVSPQLTRTLRVKEPLQNRVAARLVPDFADDLTPPEAYERLKIINQLNFERRDRGTGRPTKKQRRDIDRLKEE; from the coding sequence ATGGCAGATGGGGTAAGAATAGATAAATGGCTCTGGGCTGTGCGTGTTTTCAAAACGCGGAGCCAGGCCGCTGATGCGTGTCGCACGGGAAAAGTGGTGATTGCAGGACAACCTGTAAAAGCTTCGCGTGAAGCAAAGGTTGGCGACGAAGTGGAGGTAAGAGTAAGCCCACAGCTAACGCGAACACTTCGCGTGAAGGAGCCTTTGCAAAATAGGGTAGCTGCCCGATTGGTGCCCGATTTTGCCGACGACCTCACCCCACCCGAAGCCTACGAACGCCTCAAAATCATCAACCAACTTAACTTCGAGCGCCGCGACCGGGGAACCGGAAGACCAACTAAAAAACAACGCCGCGACATCGACCGGCTCAAAGAGGAATAA
- the der gene encoding ribosome biogenesis GTPase Der yields the protein MANILAIVGRPNVGKSTLFNRLTGQRAAIVEETSGVTRDRHYGQSDWNGKRFSVIDTGGYVVGSDDIFEGEIRKQVDLAMEEADVILMVVDSRDGLTPLDQDVADILRRSPKKVFVAVNKVDSPKNVHEIAEFYSMGLDQIFPVSAINGGGTGDLLDEIVKHFEEIPDDNLDDLPRFAVIGRPNVGKSSFINALLGDERNIVTDIPGTTRDAVNTRYNSFGFDFHLVDTAGLRKKSRVHENIEFYSVMRSIRAIENSDVCLLMVDATTGFEAQDINILHLIEKNRKAVVMVINKWDLVEKSSNTHLDFENEIRKKTAPFTDYEIVFTSVISKQRIFKALEAANEAFQNSRRRVATSKLNDLLLPIIESSPPPATKGKYVKIKYITQLPTKFPAFAFYCNSPQYVKESYTRFLENAIRKHFDFKGIPIQLYFRTK from the coding sequence ATGGCAAATATCCTGGCAATAGTAGGCCGGCCTAACGTGGGCAAATCGACACTTTTCAACAGACTCACCGGCCAACGCGCCGCCATCGTGGAAGAAACCAGCGGCGTAACGCGCGACCGCCACTACGGGCAAAGCGACTGGAACGGCAAGCGTTTTTCGGTGATCGACACGGGCGGCTATGTGGTAGGCTCCGACGACATCTTTGAGGGAGAAATCCGCAAACAGGTTGATCTGGCCATGGAAGAGGCCGATGTAATCCTGATGGTGGTAGACTCCCGCGACGGTCTTACACCCCTTGATCAGGACGTAGCCGACATCCTGCGGCGCTCACCAAAAAAGGTTTTTGTAGCTGTGAATAAAGTAGATAGCCCAAAAAACGTACATGAGATCGCCGAATTTTATTCTATGGGGCTGGATCAGATTTTCCCGGTATCGGCCATCAACGGTGGCGGCACCGGCGATCTGCTCGATGAAATTGTAAAGCACTTTGAGGAAATCCCCGACGACAACCTGGACGACCTGCCGCGCTTTGCAGTAATAGGCAGACCCAACGTAGGCAAATCGTCGTTCATCAATGCGCTGCTGGGCGACGAACGAAACATTGTCACCGATATTCCCGGCACCACCCGCGACGCCGTCAACACACGCTACAACAGCTTCGGCTTCGATTTTCACCTGGTGGATACAGCAGGGCTGCGCAAGAAAAGCCGCGTACACGAAAACATCGAGTTTTACTCGGTGATGCGCTCGATTCGCGCCATCGAAAACAGCGATGTATGTCTGCTCATGGTAGACGCCACCACTGGTTTTGAAGCACAGGACATCAACATTCTGCACCTGATCGAGAAAAACAGGAAAGCAGTGGTGATGGTTATTAATAAATGGGATTTAGTTGAGAAAAGTTCCAATACACATCTGGATTTTGAAAATGAAATCCGCAAAAAGACGGCACCTTTTACCGATTATGAAATCGTTTTCACTTCGGTCATCAGCAAGCAACGCATCTTTAAGGCGCTGGAAGCCGCCAACGAGGCCTTTCAAAACAGCCGCCGCCGCGTTGCTACTTCGAAACTCAACGATTTACTGCTGCCCATCATCGAAAGCTCGCCGCCACCCGCTACCAAAGGCAAATATGTGAAGATAAAATACATCACACAGTTGCCGACCAAATTTCCGGCATTTGCTTTTTACTGCAACTCTCCGCAGTACGTCAAAGAGTCTTACACTCGATTTTTGGAAAATGCAATCCGCAAACATTTCGATTTTAAGGGCATTCCGATACAACTTTATTTTAGAACTAAATAA